The proteins below come from a single Sorghum bicolor cultivar BTx623 chromosome 4, Sorghum_bicolor_NCBIv3, whole genome shotgun sequence genomic window:
- the LOC8069951 gene encoding squamosa promoter-binding-like protein 3 isoform X1, whose protein sequence is MGSFGMDWNQKASVLWDWENLPPIGANMSDNPRMTAAPQGEAKFAGLEATRHESVHSSCGTFSSSSEMGYGSSKSSVSASTDSSPKAKGNSMELNFAPAKAPDKNTDSGKVDDARTSPSSVIAISSGEPVLSLKLGKRTYFEDVCGGQSVKSLPSDTSAVTPLASAKKAKSAPNTQKSYCQVEGCKVDLSSAKEYHRKHKVCEPHSKASKVVVAGLERRFCQQCSRFHGLSEFDQKKKSCRRRLNDHNARRRKPQPEAFSFGSSRLSTMFYGSNTRQQTNLPFGQGPYGQMRSCANSSWDNPVGGFKFAETKAPWLRAAGVDGLHLSSQQVWNNFMPHGVHQDFDGFTAFKETSAKVLDQGAEASAVVSNPDGAPDLQRALSLLSNSSAGAGTNQQPTAQLHHHHAGLSTLAASSSSVMQASSPGLWQDSSGTALGHHAHARFQALDAPGSGAAIATAQELLQLPRSPSLYDSSSSHYDLMR, encoded by the exons ACTGCTGCACCTCAGGGTGAGGCCAAGTTTGCAGGCCTGGAGGCCACAAGGCATGAATCAGTGCATTCTTCCTGTGGCACCTTCTCTTCCAGCTCGGAGATGGGGTATGGTTCATCCAAGAGCTCCGTATCTGCGTCGACTGATTCTTCGCCCAAGGCCAAGGGGAACAGCATGGAGCTCAATTTTGCGCCTGCCAAAGCGCCTGACAAGAACACTGATTCAGGGAAGGTTGATGACGCCAGAACCTCTCCGTCGTCCGTGATTGCCATCAGCAGTGGAGAGCCAGTGCTTAGTCTGAAACTTGGCAAGAGAACATATTTTGAAGATGTCTGTGGAGGCCAGAGTGTCAAGAGTTTGCCGTCAGATACGAGTGCAGTGACTCCTCTGGCTTCTGCGAAGAAGGCAAAGTCAGCTCCAAACACGCAGAAATCATACTGTCAGGTTGAAGGCTGCAAGGTTGATCTCTCTTCTGCTAAAGAATACCATCGGAAGCACAAAGTCTGTGAACCTCATTCTAAGGCTTCCAAGGTGGTTGTTGCTGGTCTGGAGCGGCGCTTTTGTCAACAGTGTAGCCG GTTCCATGGATTATCTGAGTTTGACCAGAAGAAAAAAAGCTGCCGCAGGCGCCTCAATGATCACAATGCCCGCAGACGGAAGCCACAGCCTGAAGCATTTTCTTTTGGTTCATCAAGGCTGTCCACAATGTTCTATGGTAGTA ACACAAGACAACAGACAAACCTTCCGTTTGGTCAAGGTCCTTATGGTCAAATGAGAAGCTGTGCAAATTCTTCATGGGATAACCCAGTAGGAGGCTTCAAATTTGCAGAAACAAAAGCTCCTTGGTTAAGAGCTGCTGGTGTTGATGGTTTGCATCTATCAAGTCAGCAGGTGTGGAACAACTTTATGCCACATGGTGTCCATCAAGATTTTGATGGGTTCACGGCTTTTAAAGAAACCAGTGCAAAAGTCCTTGATCAAG GCGCTGAAGCTTCTGCGGTTGTCTCCAACCCAGACGGAGCCCCGGATCTTCAGCGTGCTCTCTCTCTTCTGTCAAACAGTTCGGCTGGTGCTGGTACCAACCAGCAGCCGACTGCTCAGCTGCACCACCACCATGCTGGCCTGAGCACCCTCGCCGCCAGCTCCAGCTCCGTGATGCAGGCCTCGTCACCAGGGCTCTGGCAAGACAGCAGCGGCACGGCCCTGGGCCACCACGCCCACGCACGGTTTCAGGCTCTCGATGCCCCGGGCAGCGGTGCCGCCATTGCGACCGCTCAGGAGCTGCTCCAGCTCCCGCGGTCGCCGTCCTTGTACGACAGCTCCTCGTCCCACTACGACCTGATGCGCTGA
- the LOC8069951 gene encoding squamosa promoter-binding-like protein 3 isoform X2: MGSFGMDWNQKASVLWDWENLPPIGANMSDNPRMTAAPQGEAKFAGLEATRHESVHSSCGTFSSSSEMGYGSSKSSVSASTDSSPKAKGNSMELNFAPAKAPDKNTDSGKVDDARTSPSSVIAISSGEPVLSLKLGKRTYFEDVCGGQSVKSLPSDTSAVTPLASAKKAKSAPNTQKSYCQVEGCKVDLSSAKEYHRKHKVCEPHSKASKVVVAGLERRFCQQCSRFHGLSEFDQKKKSCRRRLNDHNARRRKPQPEAFSFGSSRLSTMFYDTRQQTNLPFGQGPYGQMRSCANSSWDNPVGGFKFAETKAPWLRAAGVDGLHLSSQQVWNNFMPHGVHQDFDGFTAFKETSAKVLDQGAEASAVVSNPDGAPDLQRALSLLSNSSAGAGTNQQPTAQLHHHHAGLSTLAASSSSVMQASSPGLWQDSSGTALGHHAHARFQALDAPGSGAAIATAQELLQLPRSPSLYDSSSSHYDLMR; encoded by the exons ACTGCTGCACCTCAGGGTGAGGCCAAGTTTGCAGGCCTGGAGGCCACAAGGCATGAATCAGTGCATTCTTCCTGTGGCACCTTCTCTTCCAGCTCGGAGATGGGGTATGGTTCATCCAAGAGCTCCGTATCTGCGTCGACTGATTCTTCGCCCAAGGCCAAGGGGAACAGCATGGAGCTCAATTTTGCGCCTGCCAAAGCGCCTGACAAGAACACTGATTCAGGGAAGGTTGATGACGCCAGAACCTCTCCGTCGTCCGTGATTGCCATCAGCAGTGGAGAGCCAGTGCTTAGTCTGAAACTTGGCAAGAGAACATATTTTGAAGATGTCTGTGGAGGCCAGAGTGTCAAGAGTTTGCCGTCAGATACGAGTGCAGTGACTCCTCTGGCTTCTGCGAAGAAGGCAAAGTCAGCTCCAAACACGCAGAAATCATACTGTCAGGTTGAAGGCTGCAAGGTTGATCTCTCTTCTGCTAAAGAATACCATCGGAAGCACAAAGTCTGTGAACCTCATTCTAAGGCTTCCAAGGTGGTTGTTGCTGGTCTGGAGCGGCGCTTTTGTCAACAGTGTAGCCG GTTCCATGGATTATCTGAGTTTGACCAGAAGAAAAAAAGCTGCCGCAGGCGCCTCAATGATCACAATGCCCGCAGACGGAAGCCACAGCCTGAAGCATTTTCTTTTGGTTCATCAAGGCTGTCCACAATGTTCTATG ACACAAGACAACAGACAAACCTTCCGTTTGGTCAAGGTCCTTATGGTCAAATGAGAAGCTGTGCAAATTCTTCATGGGATAACCCAGTAGGAGGCTTCAAATTTGCAGAAACAAAAGCTCCTTGGTTAAGAGCTGCTGGTGTTGATGGTTTGCATCTATCAAGTCAGCAGGTGTGGAACAACTTTATGCCACATGGTGTCCATCAAGATTTTGATGGGTTCACGGCTTTTAAAGAAACCAGTGCAAAAGTCCTTGATCAAG GCGCTGAAGCTTCTGCGGTTGTCTCCAACCCAGACGGAGCCCCGGATCTTCAGCGTGCTCTCTCTCTTCTGTCAAACAGTTCGGCTGGTGCTGGTACCAACCAGCAGCCGACTGCTCAGCTGCACCACCACCATGCTGGCCTGAGCACCCTCGCCGCCAGCTCCAGCTCCGTGATGCAGGCCTCGTCACCAGGGCTCTGGCAAGACAGCAGCGGCACGGCCCTGGGCCACCACGCCCACGCACGGTTTCAGGCTCTCGATGCCCCGGGCAGCGGTGCCGCCATTGCGACCGCTCAGGAGCTGCTCCAGCTCCCGCGGTCGCCGTCCTTGTACGACAGCTCCTCGTCCCACTACGACCTGATGCGCTGA
- the LOC8069951 gene encoding squamosa promoter-binding-like protein 3 isoform X3 — translation MGSFGMDWNQKASVLWDWENLPPIGANMSDNPRMTAAPQGEAKFAGLEATRHESVHSSCGTFSSSSEMGYGSSKSSVSASTDSSPKAKGNSMELNFAPAKAPDKNTDSGKVDDARTSPSSVIAISSGEPVLSLKLGKRTYFEDVCGGQSVKSLPSDTSAVTPLASAKKAKSAPNTQKSYCQVEGCKVDLSSAKEYHRKHKVCEPHSKASKVVVAGLERRFCQQCSRFHGLSEFDQKKKSCRRRLNDHNARRRKPQPEAFSFGSSRLSTMFYGSNTRQQTNLPFGQGPYGQMRSCANSSWDNPVGGFKFAETKAPWLRAAGVDGLHLSSQQVWNNFMPHGVHQDFDGFTAFKETSAKVLDQGMIVSKQIAKTYNSCSSICGIYYMEPICSLNELEDFDYHLLY, via the exons ACTGCTGCACCTCAGGGTGAGGCCAAGTTTGCAGGCCTGGAGGCCACAAGGCATGAATCAGTGCATTCTTCCTGTGGCACCTTCTCTTCCAGCTCGGAGATGGGGTATGGTTCATCCAAGAGCTCCGTATCTGCGTCGACTGATTCTTCGCCCAAGGCCAAGGGGAACAGCATGGAGCTCAATTTTGCGCCTGCCAAAGCGCCTGACAAGAACACTGATTCAGGGAAGGTTGATGACGCCAGAACCTCTCCGTCGTCCGTGATTGCCATCAGCAGTGGAGAGCCAGTGCTTAGTCTGAAACTTGGCAAGAGAACATATTTTGAAGATGTCTGTGGAGGCCAGAGTGTCAAGAGTTTGCCGTCAGATACGAGTGCAGTGACTCCTCTGGCTTCTGCGAAGAAGGCAAAGTCAGCTCCAAACACGCAGAAATCATACTGTCAGGTTGAAGGCTGCAAGGTTGATCTCTCTTCTGCTAAAGAATACCATCGGAAGCACAAAGTCTGTGAACCTCATTCTAAGGCTTCCAAGGTGGTTGTTGCTGGTCTGGAGCGGCGCTTTTGTCAACAGTGTAGCCG GTTCCATGGATTATCTGAGTTTGACCAGAAGAAAAAAAGCTGCCGCAGGCGCCTCAATGATCACAATGCCCGCAGACGGAAGCCACAGCCTGAAGCATTTTCTTTTGGTTCATCAAGGCTGTCCACAATGTTCTATGGTAGTA ACACAAGACAACAGACAAACCTTCCGTTTGGTCAAGGTCCTTATGGTCAAATGAGAAGCTGTGCAAATTCTTCATGGGATAACCCAGTAGGAGGCTTCAAATTTGCAGAAACAAAAGCTCCTTGGTTAAGAGCTGCTGGTGTTGATGGTTTGCATCTATCAAGTCAGCAGGTGTGGAACAACTTTATGCCACATGGTGTCCATCAAGATTTTGATGGGTTCACGGCTTTTAAAGAAACCAGTGCAAAAGTCCTTGATCAAG GAATGATTGTTTCCAAACAAATAGCCAAGACGTACAACAGTTGCAGTAGCATATGTGGCATTTATTATATGGAACCAATATGCAGTTTGAATGAACTTGAGGATTTTGATTATCATTTGTTATATTGA